Sequence from the Microbacterium sp. 1.5R genome:
GCCTCGATGAGCGCCGCGTAGTCGGTGGACTCGTGGTACTCCACCGTCTTGCCGGTGATCTCGGCGATGTAGTCCATGAGCGGCTGGTAGTTCGTCTCGGTGTCGACCGAGTCGGGCACGACGCCGAAGACGAGCGTGTTCTCGTCGACGGCGAATCCGCCGGCGGCCGATGATGCGTCGGCACCGGACGCGCCGGTGGCCTCTGCGGAGCCGGAGCAGGCGGCGAGGCCGAGCGCGAGGATCGCGGCGCCGGCGAGTACGGGGAGAGCGCGGAGCTTCATGAGGACCTTTCAGAGTGGGAGGGGTGATCCACGAGCCACTCTGACAGGGCAACAGCCAAGATATGTACCTAACTTGGAAGAGTTCAAGGTCCGTTCACCCGGTCTTTCCTCGGATGAACATCGAGGGAACGCGCAACCGTTCCACCTCGGTAGCGAAGTAGTATGCCTATGTGGCCGAAGCTGTATACACCCAGATCGCAGACGACCTCCGCGCGCAGATCGCGGCGGGCACCCTGCGCCCCGGCGACGACGTGCCGACCGAGGCGGAGCTCGCCGAACGGTGGCGCACCTCGCGGGGTCCGATCAGGAACGCCCTCGCCGCCCTGCGCGGAGAGGGCCTGATCGAGACGGGGCGGGGACGCCCCGCGCGGGTCGTGTCGCGCAAGGCCAGCCAGGCGGTCGATGTGTCGGTGCCGTTCACTCGCTGGGCCCGCGATCTCGGGGTGACTCCGGGCGCGCAGACGCAGGAGTTGAGCCTTCGCAGGGCCGGTGACCGCGCAGAACTGCTCGGAGTGTCGCCCGAAGACACGATCGTCAGTGTCGTGCGACTGCGCCTGCTCGACGGCAGGCCGACGATGCTCGAGCGGCTCTTCTACACCGAGGCAGTAGGACGACGACTGCTCGACGTCGACACGGACGAGGTCTCGATCACGGAGTACCTCGGGTCGGTGGGACACCCGATCGTCGGGCTCGAGCACCAGATCGACGCCGTCGCCGCCGACGAGCAGGATGCCGCCCTGCTGCGCGTGCCGCAGGGAACGCCGATCCTTCGACTCAGCCGCATCTCCCGTGATGCGAGCGGGCGCATCTTCGAGGCGTCCGAAGATCGCTACCTCAGCGAGGTGGTGCGGTTCACGGTCGCGGCGTCGGGGATCTCGACGGACGGGCACTACATGCGTGCAGTGGGCGGCTGAGAGCCGGCCTGTCGATCGGCATCGATTCCTCGAGGTGACTCGTCGGAGGAAGCCGATCGCGAGCGCGATGGGGATCAGATTCCAAAGACCGCGCTCGCGATCACAGCGCTGGGGATGCGCTATTTCTGGGGTATACCCAATGTAAGCGCCCGGCTACACCATGGAACACGGTCTATAGTCGAGATCTACCCTGGACTTTCGTCTAGGTTTCACGGCGAAAACCCCGGAATTCCGCGGATCTGGCTCCCAGCGTACCGGAATACCGGTACGCAATCCCTGCCATTTTCAAGCCGGGATGCTGGGATGCCGGAGGCGTCAGACGATCGGCAGCAGCGCCGAGACGACCCAGCGGCCGTCGACTTCGCCGGCGCTGAATTCGCCGCTGGCACCGAGAACTCGTTCGGCCATGCGGCCGATGCCCGTGCGGCTCGAGGAGAGCTCTCGACGCGGCGTGACGGAGAGCGGACTGCTCACCGCCATCTTCGCGGCGTCGTCGTCGATGTCGAATCGGATCTCGACTTCGCCCGCGCCGGCGTACTTGAGGACGTTGGTGGCGGACTCTCGCATGATGCGCGCGAGGATGATCTCGGCGGCCCGCGGGACGCGCTCATCGGAGGGGTCGCCGATGACGGCCACGGCATGGCCGGCGGCTTCGAACTCCTGCGCGGCCTCCTCGACGGAGGCCACCAGATCACCGGAGGGCATTCCCTCGGAGCGGGGTCCGTCGTCTGCGAGGTCGATCACGAAGCGGAGGTCGGTCATCGCCTTGCGTGCGGCGATGCGAATCGCCTCCTGCGAATCTCTGCTCGTGCGATCGTCGTCGAGCATCTGCACGTGCAGCGCCACCACGGTGAGGTGGTGCGCGATGCTGTCGTGCAGCTCGCCGGCGATCCAGCGCCGCTCAGCGAGTACTGCCTGGCGTTCCTGCTCGGCCTTCTCGGCCAGTTGCATCTCGAGCGTCCGCCCTCGAGCGAATGCCAGGCGAAGCGCATAGCCGACGGCTCCGGATACTGCGGCGCCGACCAGGAAGATGCCGATGTTGAACGCATCCGTCGAATCGCCCATGGCGACCAACGCGGATGCGACGAGGAAGACTCCGACATAGGACAGGACCAGTGAGGTCCACCCCAGGCGCACGATCAAGCCGGCCGCGAAAGCGGCGACGGTCAGCACCTGGGCTTCGATGCCGGGGATGAAGGATAGGGCGAACACGACGCCGAGGGCGTATGTCGCGATGAATGGCGACCAGAGGAAGAGGCCGAGGACTGCAGTGGATGCGATCCCGATTGCCGCTGTCAGAGGTTCGAGCCCCGGAGGGAGGAACAGTCCGACGATGTCGAAGATGACGATGGTCCCGACGACCGCCAAAACGGCGATGCGTTCTATCGTGCTGAGCTTCTCGCCCCTGCCGAGTCGGGTGACGTCAGAGCGGTCACCCGTCGAAAGACTTGAAGCCATACTTCAGTATCTCCTTTTCGCCATATAGATTAGCGGTAGAAGCCGAAGAAGTGACCAACCTGGTTCCAGAAAGACATATACGTTCACCTCCTTTATTGCACTTTTGACTAGCGATGTACTCATCTTCTCGGTGATCTGCGAGCGGCACATCTGTCTCACGGCTACACCTCGATAGCCAAAGGTCTAATACCTCGCGCCGCAGGTAGACCCCGGTTAGGCTTCCTCCATGTCCCAAATCCGCGTCGTGATCGTCGATGACGATCCCCTGGTGCGCTCAGCGCTCTCTCACTTCGTCTCCCGCGACCCGGAGATCACGGTGATCGCCGAGGCGGAGTCCGGGCTCGAGGGCATCGAGGTCGTGGAACGCGAGCGTCCCGACGTCGTGATGATGGACGTGCAGATGCCGGAAATGAACGGCATCGAGGCGACGGCGGTGATCAGCGAACGCTGGCCTGAGATCAAGATCCTCGCGGTCACCACGCTGGACGGCAGCGACACCGTGCTTCCGATGCTCAGCGCAGGTGCGTCGGGCTATCTGCTGAAGGACTCGAGCGCGGCGAGCATTCTCGAGGGTGTGCGAGAGGTGTACAGCGGAGCGAGCTCGCTGTCGCCGCGGATCGCGTCGCTGCTGATCAAGCACGTGCGGGATACGGAGCCCGTCGGGGGCGACGACACCCTGGAGGCGCTCACGGATCGCGAGCAGGAGGTGCTGCAGCGACTCGCGCAGGGGATGTCCAACGCCGAGATCGCGCGCACACTGATCGTGTCGGAGGGAACCGTGAAGGCCCACCTCGGCCGCATCATGTCGAAGTGGCACGTGCGCGATCGCGTGCAGATCCTCGTCACGGCAGCGCACGCCGGGCTGGTCGACTTCCGCTGAGGCGGGACCCCTGACCGGCGAGACCGCTGACCGGCGGGATCGCTGACCGGCGGGATCGCTGACCAGCGGGATCATTGGAGTGAGACTGTTGAGGCGCGTCCATTGAGCCGGGCACGGCGAGACGGGCCCGTTGAGCCGGGCACTGTGAGTCCGGCCCGCTGGGGCTGGCTCGCTGAGTCTGGCCGGCTGTTCGGGATCAGCAGCACTTGCCGTGAGGATGCCGCCGCGTAGCACCCGGTTCGAACGAGGCACCTTCGGTCACGGTCCGCGGGGAGGCTGTGTTGTGGGGTGCGCCAGCGTTGGTCGGGGTCCCACCAGTTCGGTCCACGGACTTCGGGGAGCCCGTTGTTCATACGGATCTCCCACTGCGAGGTGCCCAGGGATCGGTGGTGCCACCAGCACAGCGGCACACCGTTGTCGGTATGGGTCGGCCCACCGCGGGCGTGTTCGGTGACGTGATGGATCTCGCACCAGGATGCGGGCACGTGACACCCGGGGATGAGGCATTCCTTGTCGCGGACGATGATCGCCCGGCGTTGATGCACGGTGAACACGCGGTCGGTGGTGCTGATCCCGATGATGCGCCCCTCGTCCAGGAGCACCCGTTGGATCGCCCCCGCACATGCGGTCTGCGCCGCGACGGACACAGGCACATGCGCACCGGATCCGGGGATCGTCGCCCACCCGCCATTGCCCGCACCACCACCCGCGCCGGCGATGCCCGCACCGAAGGCAGAACCTTCCGCATGATGGGCGAGGTCTGTCGCGTCGACGGTGACGACGAGCACCGGGGATGCACCACCGAGCGTGGGCATGTCCTTGTGACGGGCGGCTATCGCGAGAGCGGCGGCGAGAGCATCGTGGCGTTTCTGCGACGCCGTGCGATCATCGAGCACGCTGCGCTCATCCACATTGAACGGATCAACACCCGGGTCAGCACCGGTGTCTGTGTCTGTGTCTGTGTCTGTGTCTGTGTCTGTGTCTGTGTCTGTGTCTGTGTCTGTGTGACCGGTGTCACCGCTGGGGGTGAAGAACACTCCCGGCATGGGCGGGCCGTCACCCTTCGGGTTCAGCATCGCGTCCAGGATCAGCTGCAACTGGGCCGCGGCATCCGGAGTCAGATACCCCCGGATCGCATGCATCCCGTCCGTGAGACGACCGATCGTGATCCCGCGCTTGCGCCGCGCGTCCTCATCCTTCGGCTCCTCCCCGTCCGGGTCGAACATCGAGGCGAGATCCTCCGCAAGAGATTTCAAATCCTGCACCGTCGGCGCCGGACCAGAATCCGAGCCCCCGCCGATCCCGTGCCCGCGGGCGCACCCCGCCAACGCCACATCCGCCGCCAGCCGCTGATCCGAGCTCAATCGGTCCCACACCCGCTCGATCGGGCCCGTCGCCGCCAGAAACCCCGCCACACCCACCACACCATCCAACAAGGCCACGCGCATCTCCGACCACCGCGCCGGCATCCGCTCCCCCGCCAGACTCACCGGCCGGCGCACCAGATCGACGACCCTGTCGACCCGGGACGCACCCCGCACATCCACGCCCACCATCCGCTGCACCAGCTCGTTCACCCCGCGACACCCTGCCGCATGCGGAAAATCCACAGGATCCCCGGTCGCCACGGTCTCCACGATCACCGCCTCGGCCCGCCGGAACACGGCCCCCGCCGCCTGCAGCACCGCGACACGCTCCGCATCGCTCAACCCCGCCAACGCGTCATCACACAGCACCGCATCAAGGTCAGTGACGACCCGACCCAGACGCTCCACGATGCTGTTCATACCCTTGAGTCAACACGGGGCCACCGACATTCGACCCCCGAAACCAGTCCGATTTATCCCAGATCACAGCACGTATTCCAATCTCCCGGAATGCCGCACAACGCAGGCACAGGAGGAGCGGAGAGACCAGTCGACGAGGGCAGAAGAGACAAGAGGAGCGAGAAACGAGGAACGAGAAACGAGGAACAAGGAACAAGGACCCAGACACGAGGAACGAGACCCCAGACCGAGCACCCGTCACGGGGCACCCGATCAGCGCCGGAGCGGCTCGGCCTTCATGAAGACGTCGACCGCGTCTTCGCTCTCGAGCTCGAAGCCGTGCCTCTCGTACAGCCGTCGCGCCGGACTGCCCTGCAGCACATTGAGGCGGAACGGCCGGTCATCGCCCGCATGACGCGTCTCCAAGGCGTCCGCCAGCACCGCGGAGCCGAGGCCGCGGCCCTGCTGAGCGGGATCGAGGTAGAAGTGCTCGATCCACACCGCGTCGCTCTCGGGCCTCACCGCGATGAGGCCCACGTCCTGTCCGGCCACCACGATCACTCGCGTGTTCTGCGGGACGAACCCATCGAGGAACCGCTGCCGCACACGCACCGGGTCGAAGCGTCCGAGACGCTCCAGATCGGCGCGCATGACGATCGCTCGCAGCTCCGACATCCAGTGCGCATCCGACGGACTGCTCTCTCGAAGACTCCACCCGGCGCACACAGCATCCATACAATCACGCAGGCCACGCACCCGGAGCGACCACGACCACGACCACGACCACGACCACAGAACCACCGCTGCAGAACCACCGCTACAGCGCGAGCAGCACGATCCCGCCGGCGACGACCGCGGACGCGGCGAGACGCCATCCGGGCCTGCTCTCCTTCAGGGCGAAGACACCGAACAGGCTGACCAGCACGACGCTGACTTCGCGCAGCGGCGCGACCAGTGCGACCGGAGCGATCTGGATGGCCGTGAGCACCAGGATGTACGAGAGCGGCGACAGGATACTGAAAGCCACGATGCGCTTCCACTGCGTGCGGCCGAGCGCGCGAACGGCCGCCCATCGGCCTCGGACGCCGAGCGAGTAGAACGGGATCTCGAGCAGCATCGTCCCGACCATGAAGGCGACGGGCGAGAGGTTCCACGTGCGCACGGCGTTGGCGTCCCAGATCGTGTAGACCGCGATCGCGACGCCGGTGAGCAGACCGAACACGAGCCCGGGATCCAGGCGACGCGACCGGTCGGCGCGTCCTCGGTCGACGAGACCGATCGCGACGACTCCGAGGATGATCGCCGCGACGCCGGCGAGCGCGAGGGCCGACGGACGCTCCCCGAGCACCAGCACGGCGACGATCACAGAGAGGAACGGCCCGGTGCCCCGAGCCGTCGCGTAGACGGTCGAGAGGTTGCCTTCGCGATATCCGCGTTGCAGCACCGCCATGTAGGCGACGTGCAGCACACCGGAGACTCCGACGCCGAGCAGGAACGCCAGAACGTCGTCGGTGCCGAGCCCGCCGGTGAACGGCACGACCCCGATCCAGACGGCGGTTCCTCCGACGGCCCCCCACCAGAGGAACGGCGTCCCTGCGCGGCTCACGCCGTGGGCGATGATGTTCCATGCGGCGTGCGTGACGGCTGCGGCGAGGACGAGAGCGAAGGCGAGAGCGGACATCAGAGACCCTTCCGTTCTTCGCGGGCGCGACGAACAGGGTCCTCCGGGCTTTTGTCCTGTCAGATGACGGCGCTCCTGCGGAGGAGCACCGTGGCGCCGCTCGGACCAGACGGGACGAACCCCGGAACCCTAGGCGCTATCGAGATCGACCGTACCGGCCGATGGTGACGAGAAGGTGAACGACCGCCATCCGACCGTCGCGGAGATCGCGCATCGAGTCGCCGATTACGATCGAAGGACCGCCCCTGCAGGAAGGTCGCTCATGCCCGTCACCCCGGACGCTCTCGCCCACGCCGAGGATCTCGCCGACTTCGTCGCCGCCTCGCCTTCGAGCTATCACGCCGCCGCCGAGGTGGCCAGGCGCCTCGAGGATGCCGGTTTCGCGCGTCTCGAAGAGGATCAGGCCTGGGATGTCGCCCCCGGCGGACGCTACGTCGTCGTGCGAGACGGTGCCGCGATCGCGTGGACGGTTCCGGGGGACGCCACCGCGACCACGCCCGCTCACATCCTGGGTGCTCACACCGACTCCCCCGGCTTCAAGCTCAAGCCGCAGCCGACGACCGGTTCGAGGGGCTGGCTGCAGGCGGCCGTCGAGGTGTACGGCGGTCCGCTGCTGAGCTCGTGGCTCGACCGCGAGCTGCGTCTCGCCGGACGGCTGGCCCTCGCCGACGGACGCGTGGTGCTCGCCGACACGGGAGCGCTGCTGCGGCTTCCCCAGCTCGCGATCCACCTCGACCGCGAGGCGAACACGGGCCTCGCGCTCGACAAGCAGTTCCAGACGCAGCCGGTCTGGGGCCTCGGCGACCCGACCCAGGAGGACATCCTGGCCGAGCTCGCCGGTTCGGCCGGCGTCTCGGCATCCGACATCCGCGGTTACGACGTCGTGATCGCCGACACAGCGCGCGGCGCGATCTTCGGCAAGGACCGCGCGTTCTTCGCTTCCGGCCGACTCGACGACCTCGCCTCGGTGCACGCCGGCGTCGTCGCGCTCGAGAAGATCGATACGGCAGTCAGCGGACCGATCGCGATCCTCGCGGCGTTCGACCATGAAGAACTGGGCTCCAACTCCCGCTCCGGCGCGGGCGGCCCCCTGCTCGAAGACATCCTCGGCCGCGTCTACGACGCGCTCGGCGCCGACGCCTCCGAGCGTCGACGCGCGTTCTCCGCGTCGTGGTGCCTGTCGAGCGACGTGGGCCACTCGGTGCACCCGAACTACGTGCACAAGCACGACCCCGTCGTGCAGCCGGTGCTCGGCTCGGGACCGATCCTCAAGCTCAACGCCAACCAGCGCTACGCGACGGATGCCGTCGGCTCCGCCGCCTGGCGCGGCTGGTGCGACACCGCCGACGTGGTCACGCAGGAGTTCGTGTCGAACAACAACGTGCCGTGCGGCTCGACGATCGGCCCGATCACGGCCACGCGTCTCGGCATCCGCACGGTCGACGTCGGCATCCCGATCCTGTCGATGCACTCGGCGCGCGAGCTCGCCGGCGTCTCGGACCTGCACGACCTCACCCGCGTCGCCGGAGCTTTCTTCGCCGGCTGAGCCCTGCCGACGCCCTCGCGGGCCCTGCGCAGTGCCAGGATGATGGCATGACGGACATCAAGCCTGCTCTCATCGAGCGCGCGGGCATCGAGATCATCCCCGAATCCGAGCGCACCGCGAAGCCGAGCGACCTCTTCTGGCCGTGGTTCGCGGCGAACGTCTCGGTGTTCGGCATGTCGTACGGCTCGTTCGTGCTGGGCTTCGGCATCTCGTTCTGGCAGGCGACCCTCGTGTCGATCATCGGCATCGTCGTGTCGTTCCTGCTGTGCGGACTGATCGCGATCGCCGGCAAGCGCGGTTCGGCGCCCACCATGGTGCTGTCCCGTGCGGCGTTCGGCGTGCAGGGGCAGAAGGTTCCGGGCATCGTCTCGTGGCTGACGTCGATCGGCTGGGAGACGTTCCTCGCGATCATGGCCGTGCTCGCCACGGCCACCGTCATCACGCAGCTCGGCGGTGACGGCGACAGCATCGCGCTGAAGATCACCGCCACCGTGATCGTCGCCGCGCTCATCGTCGCGGCATCCGTGCTCGGCTATCACACGATCATGAAGCTGCAGTCGGTGCTCACCTGGGTCACCGGCATCGTGACGGTGCTCTACATCGTCCTCGCCGCTCCGAGCATCGACATGGCGGCCGTCCTCGCGCGTCCGGACGGCGGGATCGGCCAGGTCACCGGCGCTCTCGTCATGGTCATGACCGGCTTCGGCCTCGGCTGGATCAACATCGCCGCCGACTGGTCGCGGTACCAGAAGCGCACGGCATCCGACGGAGCGATCGTCCTGTGGAACACGATCGGCGGCTCGGTGGCTCCCGTGATCCTCGTCATCTTCGGTCTGCTGCTCGCCGGATCCGACGACGAGCTCAGCGCGGCGATCGCCGCCGACCCGATCGGCGCGCTCGCGACGATCCTGCCCATCTGGGTGCTCGTTCCTTTCCTGCTCACCGCCGTGCTGGCGCTCGTCTCCGGCGCAGTGCTCGGCATCTACTCCTCGGGCCTCACGCTGCTGAGCCTCGGCATCCGCATCCCCCGCCCGTCCGCGGCGGCGATCGACGGCGTGATCCTCACGATCGGCACGATCTACGTCGTGTTCTTCGCGACCGACTTCCTCGGTCCGTTCCAGAGCTTCCTCATCACGCTGGGCGTGCCGCTGGCGTCATGGGCCGGCATCCTGATCGCCGACATCCTGCGCCGCAAGAAGGACTACGACGACGAGGCGCTCTTCGACAGCCGCGGCCGCTACGGCGCGTGGGACTGGATCTCGATCGGCACCATGGTGATCGCGAGCGTGATCGGCTGGGGCTTCGTGCTCAACGGATTCGCGGATGCGGCGCCGTGGAACAACTGGCAGGGCTACCTGCTCGGCCTCGTCGGGGGTGTCGACGGCGACTGGGCCTATGCCAACCTCGGGGTCTTCTTCGCCCTCGTGCTGTCGTTCGTCGTGACCTGGTTCGCCCGGGCCGGAAAGATCCGCGCGCAGGAGGCTTCGGCGTGAGCGCCGGTCCCTGGCTGATCGTGATCGATCCTCAGCAGATCTTCGCGTCGCCCGGATCTGCGTGGGGATCGCCGTTCTTCGCCGACACGATGCCGCGCATCCGCGAGCTGGCCACGGCTTTCGGCGACCGCGTGATCGTCACGCGCTGGATGCCGACGGCAGACCGCTCGACCTCGTGGGGCGCCTACTTCGCCGCGTGGCCGTTCGCCGACCAGCCACCGACGGATCCGCTGTTCGACCTCGTCCCCGACGCGGCCGGGCTGTCGCCGCATCCGACTCTCGACCTGCCGACCTTCGGCAAGTGGGGCACAGAGATCGAGGCGGTCGTCGGCCGAGGGGCGCACGTCGTGCTGACGGGTGTCGCGACCGACTGCTGCGTCATCTCGACCGCACTGGCCGCAGCGGATGCCGGAGCGCACGTCACCGTGGTCGGCGATGCCTGCGCGGGATCGACGGCGGAGAATCATGCGGCCGCGATGCAGGTGATGGGTCTCTACCCGCCGCAGATCACGATCAGCGACACCGCCTCCGTGTTGTCGGGGCTCTAGCTCCCCGCGCGCACCGCGGCCGCGATGTCGGCGGGCGACCCCCGCCACGGGGCTCCGTGCCCGGGCAGCACCCATGATGCCGACACGGCAGCCAGCCTGTCGAGAGACGCGATGGCCTCGGTCGGCTCATCCGTGAATGGCGCGGGCTGAGGACCGACCTGCCCCGTCAGCACATGGCGCGTGGTGAGGGCGTCGCCGACGAACACCGCGTCCGCTGCGGGAATGTGCACCGCGATGCTGCCCGGCGAGTGTCCCGGCATCCCGATGATGACCGGAGATCCCGGCAGGTCGAGCACCTCGCCGTCGGCGACCGTCATGACGTCGGTGACATGGCGCGTGCGCAGCCCCTTCTTGCGCACGCCATAGGCGAGGAAGCCGAGCAGTGGACCGACGCGAGCGGGTCCCATCGGGGTCTTCGGCTTCTCACCCGTGCGCACGCGGTGCGCGTCGGCGCTGTGGATGAAGATCGGCACGTCTGCTTCGCTGTGCAGCCGCTCGGCGAACCCGATGTGGTCGCTGTCGCCGTGGGTCAGGACGAGACCCCGGATGTCGGAGAGCGGGCGCCCCAGTTCTGCGAGGGTGCGCTGCAGATCGTTCCAGTGGCCGGGCAGCCCGGCGTCGACGAGCGTGATCCCCTCGGGCAGATCGATGAGATATGACGCGACGATGTCGTTGCCGAGTCGATGCAGGTGCGGTGCGAGCTTCATGGCCGTTCCCTTCGCGGTGGCTTATGATGGCTAGACTACGTAGCTATCATAGCTAATGTCAATAGCCATGAAGGAGACCCGGATGCCGACCCCCGAACGAACCTCGCTGGCGGCCATCATCGACGCCGGTCGCGACATCCTCGAATCCGCCGGACCCGCGGGACTCACCATGCAGGCGGTCGCCGAGCGGGTGGGCGTCCGCGCACCTTCCCTCTACAAGCGGATCCGCGATCGTGACGCTCTGCTCTCCGCAGTGGCGGAGGCCTCGGCCGACGCGCTGACGGTCAGGCTCGACGCCGCAGGCGACGAGCTCCCCCTCCTCGCCACCGCCTACCGCACCTTCGCGCACGAGCGCCCGCACGCGTTCCGCCTGCTGTTCACCGCCTCCGCGCCCGAAGACGCCCTGCACCGGACGTCTGTTCCGGTGCTGCGCTCATGCGCCGCTCTCGTCGGGCCGGATCGGGCGCTCGATGCGGCCCGGCTCTTCACCTCCTGGGCGACCGGGTTCCTGCAGATGGAACTCGCCGGAGCCTTCCGTCTGGGCGGCGACGTCGACGAGGCGTTCGACTACGCGGTGGAGCGCATACTCGCGGGACTGAGCGCCTGAGAGGTCGGAGCACCGCGCTCGGTGGCCTGCCGATCTCGCCGCTCCGCGAGCGGCTGCGTCGAAGAGCAACCGGAATACTGCCAAGATGATGCGCGGAGAGGGGTTTCCATGATCGCGAGCGCGCACGACGACGGATCCGTCCACCCGAAGGGTCGTCGCCCCTGGCATCGCACGAAGGTGGCGGTCGGAATCGTGCTGATCGTCGTCGCCGTGGTGGCGATCATCGGCGCGCTCACCCCCTGGCCGTCCGCGATGGTCATCCGCGCGGTGTTCACCCGGGGCGGCGACGAGACTGCCGCCGAGATGGACAAGCACGTGCCCGACACCGAACTCACCGAGAAGCTCGATCTCGCGTATGCGGACGGCGGCGCCGACACCACGATGGACGTCTTCACACCGGCATCCGCCACGGGCCCGCTTCCGACCGTCGTCTGGATTCACGGCGGCGCCTGGATCTCGGGATCGAAGGAGAACGTCGACCCGTACATGCGGATCCTCGCTGCGGAGGGCTACACGACCATCGCCGTGAACTACACCATCGGACCCGAAGGGGTGTATCCGCTCGCCGTGCACCAGCTCAACGACGCGCTCGCCTACATCGACGCGCACGCCGACGAGCTGGGCGTCGACCCGACCCAGATCGTGCTCGCGGGCGACTCCGCCGGAGGTCAGCTGGCCAGTCAGATGGCGACGCTCATCACGAGCCCCGACTACGCCGACATCATGGACGTCACCCCGGCGCTCGAGGCCGAGCAGGTGGTGGCGACCGTGCTGAACTGCGGCGTCTACGACCTGGCCGCACTCGCGACGCTCGACGGCATCGCCGGCTGGGGGCTGAAGACCTCGATGTGGGCGTACTCAGGCACCAAGACCTGGGCCGAGGACTCGACCGGTGCCACGATGTCGACGATCGACTGGGTCACCGAGGACTTCCCGACGACCTACATCTCGGGCGGCAACGGCGACGGTCTCACCTGGCTGCAGTCGATCCCCATGGCCCAGCGGCT
This genomic interval carries:
- a CDS encoding GntR family transcriptional regulator; the encoded protein is MAEAVYTQIADDLRAQIAAGTLRPGDDVPTEAELAERWRTSRGPIRNALAALRGEGLIETGRGRPARVVSRKASQAVDVSVPFTRWARDLGVTPGAQTQELSLRRAGDRAELLGVSPEDTIVSVVRLRLLDGRPTMLERLFYTEAVGRRLLDVDTDEVSITEYLGSVGHPIVGLEHQIDAVAADEQDAALLRVPQGTPILRLSRISRDASGRIFEASEDRYLSEVVRFTVAASGISTDGHYMRAVGG
- a CDS encoding sensor histidine kinase, with protein sequence MASSLSTGDRSDVTRLGRGEKLSTIERIAVLAVVGTIVIFDIVGLFLPPGLEPLTAAIGIASTAVLGLFLWSPFIATYALGVVFALSFIPGIEAQVLTVAAFAAGLIVRLGWTSLVLSYVGVFLVASALVAMGDSTDAFNIGIFLVGAAVSGAVGYALRLAFARGRTLEMQLAEKAEQERQAVLAERRWIAGELHDSIAHHLTVVALHVQMLDDDRTSRDSQEAIRIAARKAMTDLRFVIDLADDGPRSEGMPSGDLVASVEEAAQEFEAAGHAVAVIGDPSDERVPRAAEIILARIMRESATNVLKYAGAGEVEIRFDIDDDAAKMAVSSPLSVTPRRELSSSRTGIGRMAERVLGASGEFSAGEVDGRWVVSALLPIV
- a CDS encoding response regulator, which codes for MSQIRVVIVDDDPLVRSALSHFVSRDPEITVIAEAESGLEGIEVVERERPDVVMMDVQMPEMNGIEATAVISERWPEIKILAVTTLDGSDTVLPMLSAGASGYLLKDSSAASILEGVREVYSGASSLSPRIASLLIKHVRDTEPVGGDDTLEALTDREQEVLQRLAQGMSNAEIARTLIVSEGTVKAHLGRIMSKWHVRDRVQILVTAAHAGLVDFR
- a CDS encoding HNH endonuclease signature motif containing protein, which codes for MNSIVERLGRVVTDLDAVLCDDALAGLSDAERVAVLQAAGAVFRRAEAVIVETVATGDPVDFPHAAGCRGVNELVQRMVGVDVRGASRVDRVVDLVRRPVSLAGERMPARWSEMRVALLDGVVGVAGFLAATGPIERVWDRLSSDQRLAADVALAGCARGHGIGGGSDSGPAPTVQDLKSLAEDLASMFDPDGEEPKDEDARRKRGITIGRLTDGMHAIRGYLTPDAAAQLQLILDAMLNPKGDGPPMPGVFFTPSGDTGHTDTDTDTDTDTDTDTDTDTDTGADPGVDPFNVDERSVLDDRTASQKRHDALAAALAIAARHKDMPTLGGASPVLVVTVDATDLAHHAEGSAFGAGIAGAGGGAGNGGWATIPGSGAHVPVSVAAQTACAGAIQRVLLDEGRIIGISTTDRVFTVHQRRAIIVRDKECLIPGCHVPASWCEIHHVTEHARGGPTHTDNGVPLCWWHHRSLGTSQWEIRMNNGLPEVRGPNWWDPDQRWRTPQHSLPADRDRRCLVRTGCYAAASSRQVLLIPNSRPDSASQPQRAGLTVPGSTGPSRRARLNGRASTVSLQ
- a CDS encoding GNAT family N-acetyltransferase, whose amino-acid sequence is MSELRAIVMRADLERLGRFDPVRVRQRFLDGFVPQNTRVIVVAGQDVGLIAVRPESDAVWIEHFYLDPAQQGRGLGSAVLADALETRHAGDDRPFRLNVLQGSPARRLYERHGFELESEDAVDVFMKAEPLRR
- a CDS encoding EamA family transporter; amino-acid sequence: MSALAFALVLAAAVTHAAWNIIAHGVSRAGTPFLWWGAVGGTAVWIGVVPFTGGLGTDDVLAFLLGVGVSGVLHVAYMAVLQRGYREGNLSTVYATARGTGPFLSVIVAVLVLGERPSALALAGVAAIILGVVAIGLVDRGRADRSRRLDPGLVFGLLTGVAIAVYTIWDANAVRTWNLSPVAFMVGTMLLEIPFYSLGVRGRWAAVRALGRTQWKRIVAFSILSPLSYILVLTAIQIAPVALVAPLREVSVVLVSLFGVFALKESRPGWRLAASAVVAGGIVLLAL
- a CDS encoding M18 family aminopeptidase, whose amino-acid sequence is MPVTPDALAHAEDLADFVAASPSSYHAAAEVARRLEDAGFARLEEDQAWDVAPGGRYVVVRDGAAIAWTVPGDATATTPAHILGAHTDSPGFKLKPQPTTGSRGWLQAAVEVYGGPLLSSWLDRELRLAGRLALADGRVVLADTGALLRLPQLAIHLDREANTGLALDKQFQTQPVWGLGDPTQEDILAELAGSAGVSASDIRGYDVVIADTARGAIFGKDRAFFASGRLDDLASVHAGVVALEKIDTAVSGPIAILAAFDHEELGSNSRSGAGGPLLEDILGRVYDALGADASERRRAFSASWCLSSDVGHSVHPNYVHKHDPVVQPVLGSGPILKLNANQRYATDAVGSAAWRGWCDTADVVTQEFVSNNNVPCGSTIGPITATRLGIRTVDVGIPILSMHSARELAGVSDLHDLTRVAGAFFAG
- a CDS encoding purine-cytosine permease family protein → MTDIKPALIERAGIEIIPESERTAKPSDLFWPWFAANVSVFGMSYGSFVLGFGISFWQATLVSIIGIVVSFLLCGLIAIAGKRGSAPTMVLSRAAFGVQGQKVPGIVSWLTSIGWETFLAIMAVLATATVITQLGGDGDSIALKITATVIVAALIVAASVLGYHTIMKLQSVLTWVTGIVTVLYIVLAAPSIDMAAVLARPDGGIGQVTGALVMVMTGFGLGWINIAADWSRYQKRTASDGAIVLWNTIGGSVAPVILVIFGLLLAGSDDELSAAIAADPIGALATILPIWVLVPFLLTAVLALVSGAVLGIYSSGLTLLSLGIRIPRPSAAAIDGVILTIGTIYVVFFATDFLGPFQSFLITLGVPLASWAGILIADILRRKKDYDDEALFDSRGRYGAWDWISIGTMVIASVIGWGFVLNGFADAAPWNNWQGYLLGLVGGVDGDWAYANLGVFFALVLSFVVTWFARAGKIRAQEASA